A genomic segment from Bacillus methanolicus MGA3 encodes:
- a CDS encoding conjugal transfer protein, whose translation MKKREYPKTVFRKKIIKGIFWTGFFSVLFLSVVAIVRVGNAGTSQAEAEPMHEEVKKEENLAVSEGAQSFAQNFATQYFNWQNTDAGKKDRVKRLKLYLATGLDEQAGLGFEGMQWNSSLSKSQVWNVEETGKDTALITLRVQHMLKKITHPDPKVVKDAKKAKKEPPKAKEETIGPFEKYFVVPVKTDGQSFVVYEIPYFIAAPKKPEIVVNTTVDQTDKVNDLVLQQEVLSFLHTFLKVYTTGTQEELSYYTQDNLLPSMSGIMTFQEIKNLLIKKGDHQNTYQIFITAVFQENQSKAQVVYPYKLTIVKKEGRWFVKEMKNQ comes from the coding sequence ATGAAGAAACGTGAATATCCGAAAACGGTGTTCAGGAAGAAAATTATAAAAGGTATTTTTTGGACCGGATTTTTTTCGGTGTTGTTTCTGTCAGTCGTTGCAATCGTTCGTGTAGGAAATGCCGGTACTAGTCAGGCAGAAGCAGAGCCGATGCATGAAGAAGTAAAAAAAGAAGAGAACTTAGCCGTAAGTGAAGGGGCGCAATCTTTTGCTCAAAATTTTGCTACTCAGTATTTTAATTGGCAAAATACCGATGCGGGAAAGAAAGATCGTGTTAAGCGATTGAAACTCTATTTAGCAACCGGTCTTGATGAACAAGCTGGTCTAGGATTTGAAGGCATGCAATGGAATAGCAGCTTATCAAAATCGCAAGTTTGGAATGTTGAAGAAACAGGGAAAGACACAGCGCTTATCACGCTTAGAGTGCAGCATATGCTTAAGAAAATAACACATCCTGATCCAAAGGTAGTAAAAGATGCTAAAAAGGCAAAAAAAGAGCCACCGAAAGCAAAGGAAGAAACCATTGGTCCATTTGAAAAATATTTCGTTGTTCCAGTTAAAACTGATGGACAATCATTTGTGGTCTATGAGATTCCGTATTTCATTGCAGCTCCTAAAAAACCGGAAATTGTAGTCAATACAACAGTGGACCAAACGGATAAAGTAAACGATTTAGTTCTCCAACAAGAAGTACTATCATTCCTCCATACATTCCTCAAAGTCTATACAACAGGAACCCAAGAAGAACTATCCTATTACACCCAAGACAATCTTCTCCCATCTATGAGTGGCATTATGACTTTCCAAGAAATAAAAAATCTCCTCATTAAGAAGGGGGATCATCAAAATACCTATCAGATTTTTATAACAGCTGTTTTTCAAGAGAATCAGTCGAAAGCTCAAGTTGTTTATCCCTATAAACTAACAATTGTAAAAAAAGAAGGTCGTTGGTTTGTTAAGGAAATGAAAAATCAATAA
- a CDS encoding conjugal transfer protein, whose amino-acid sequence MKPKILRTYNSVWKVEKVLYGIQDIPLPIPLTYRQIGFFAGGLILVWFLNKFPPLSLIDLGLIEYVFLPGLIAWFFTKQLLDGKAPHRFFLGVIRYHLSPHLYNRYKEVSITKKSYKFASPVSYRQLSYHERGEADEYRISD is encoded by the coding sequence TTGAAGCCTAAAATTTTACGAACCTATAACAGTGTGTGGAAAGTAGAAAAGGTGTTGTATGGTATCCAAGATATCCCTCTGCCGATACCTCTCACGTATCGGCAGATTGGATTCTTTGCGGGTGGATTGATTCTAGTGTGGTTCCTGAATAAATTCCCACCTCTAAGTTTAATCGATTTAGGGTTAATTGAATACGTCTTTTTACCGGGATTAATTGCCTGGTTTTTCACCAAACAATTGTTGGATGGAAAAGCGCCACATCGCTTTTTTCTTGGTGTGATACGGTATCATTTATCGCCGCATTTGTATAACCGTTATAAGGAAGTTTCGATCACGAAAAAGTCTTATAAATTCGCTAGTCCAGTTAGTTACCGTCAATTAAGTTATCACGAAAGAGGTGAAGCTGATGAATATCGAATTTCCGATTAA
- a CDS encoding replication-relaxation family protein, producing MPKRIGEIEEKLFVTLHDLVFVDVEYLEKYIFVHSDGKPYTKGGISRQMRALEEEGYIKSFPVAKANVTGRDRLVYTLDTKGVQEVKEILGDADWDSRWTQRTPTYVFHSLRMSHIQGVFAHQKDELFIFKEFFSERRAFRNYGEVTKDKQGKDRQPYDTVIRPDGAFVLERMVNGQKAQFLYFVELERSRQRIEVTLNKIRRYNEYVRKRAFENDVIFGDAIKIVRVLFVSNNDTERNQLMENAKKADSREIEKIGGALLFSTYDDVIADPYGAIWKAANSTDPNKLYSLYQRIE from the coding sequence ATGCCAAAGCGCATAGGAGAGATCGAAGAAAAATTATTTGTCACGTTACATGATCTTGTGTTTGTTGATGTGGAGTACCTTGAAAAATATATCTTTGTTCACTCGGACGGAAAGCCATATACAAAAGGCGGGATTTCTCGTCAGATGAGAGCGCTGGAGGAAGAGGGTTATATAAAATCTTTTCCAGTTGCAAAAGCAAATGTAACAGGTCGCGATCGCTTAGTTTACACGCTAGATACAAAGGGCGTTCAGGAAGTAAAAGAGATTTTAGGTGATGCTGATTGGGATTCAAGATGGACACAGCGCACACCTACGTATGTATTTCATTCATTACGGATGTCACATATTCAGGGAGTGTTTGCTCATCAAAAAGATGAATTGTTTATCTTTAAGGAATTCTTTTCAGAGCGCCGTGCTTTTCGTAATTACGGTGAAGTGACAAAGGATAAGCAAGGGAAAGATCGTCAACCCTATGATACTGTGATTCGTCCTGATGGGGCATTCGTGTTAGAAAGAATGGTCAACGGTCAAAAAGCTCAATTCCTCTATTTTGTCGAGTTGGAACGCAGCCGACAACGGATTGAGGTCACATTAAATAAGATTCGCCGTTATAACGAGTATGTTCGGAAAAGAGCTTTTGAGAATGATGTGATTTTTGGTGATGCTATTAAGATTGTTCGTGTTTTGTTTGTGTCGAATAATGATACGGAACGCAATCAGCTGATGGAAAATGCTAAAAAAGCTGATTCGCGGGAAATTGAGAAGATTGGTGGAGCTTTGTTGTTCTCTACTTATGATGACGTAATCGCTGATCCATACGGGGCCATATGGAAAGCAGCCAATTCAACGGATCCAAACAAACTTTATAGCTTATATCAACGTATTGAGTAG
- a CDS encoding primase C-terminal domain-containing protein — MEALKIIDERVDYTPMDIVRFMIHGALFEGDPSHWSIEERKREKGREKAREVGVVHVTYSKEHLMNGQSIVVSSFWTLERQMDRFSHWTPQVYMWGKRNNAGRNIENLRFITCIGVEIDKKISIQEIHYAAAMVGLPSPNLILSTPRGMQWFYVLSSPFVGSHKARRAGKFVAEEVKQAFVNAVGADAGANPLGYFRFPTEDTIEFFHAKPVNTEWLLTWAKDRSRQAKRPAAVKGKHQSQIIGQAGIMDDPAIQAIIQNVMIKGSKGVLGRNNAIFTLSLAMKYEGKTEEEIYNQMDEWNSQLKHPISDREVRAIIKSAMKSDYKAPGKAYVEELAGVKMEYRFCIRTPKKPREERKRSHLYEREQDIIEYLEVHCTANEPYIQGSIRELAKLFGMAKQTFQAVLKRSKKIIKKTFGRGKNAKTYITCRNILVKSHKAMMKAFVSNKEIGVAETSQFSENPVVLFSKRTVQNRKDDTFEPDG, encoded by the coding sequence ATGGAAGCACTGAAAATCATTGATGAAAGAGTAGATTATACTCCAATGGATATTGTTCGTTTTATGATACATGGAGCTTTGTTTGAAGGGGATCCTTCGCATTGGAGTATTGAAGAACGGAAAAGAGAAAAAGGACGGGAAAAGGCACGTGAAGTTGGGGTAGTCCATGTTACATATAGTAAGGAGCATCTGATGAACGGCCAATCGATCGTTGTTAGTAGTTTTTGGACGCTTGAGCGTCAGATGGATCGCTTCAGCCATTGGACACCACAAGTTTATATGTGGGGTAAACGTAACAATGCCGGCCGGAATATAGAGAATTTACGCTTTATTACTTGTATCGGCGTTGAAATTGATAAAAAGATTAGTATACAAGAAATCCATTATGCGGCTGCTATGGTCGGTTTACCTTCTCCTAACTTGATTCTATCAACACCTCGCGGCATGCAATGGTTTTATGTTTTATCATCGCCGTTTGTTGGAAGTCATAAAGCACGTCGAGCCGGAAAATTTGTTGCTGAAGAGGTAAAACAAGCTTTTGTTAACGCTGTAGGAGCAGATGCTGGTGCGAATCCTTTAGGTTATTTTCGTTTTCCAACAGAAGACACCATTGAATTTTTCCATGCTAAGCCGGTGAACACAGAATGGTTACTCACTTGGGCGAAAGATCGTTCCCGACAAGCCAAAAGACCAGCTGCAGTAAAAGGGAAACATCAAAGCCAAATTATTGGACAAGCTGGTATTATGGATGATCCAGCGATTCAAGCCATTATTCAAAACGTGATGATTAAAGGTTCAAAAGGTGTATTAGGGCGTAATAACGCGATTTTTACGCTTTCTTTAGCCATGAAATATGAGGGTAAAACAGAAGAAGAAATCTATAATCAGATGGATGAATGGAATTCACAACTGAAGCATCCCATTTCGGATCGGGAGGTCCGAGCGATTATTAAAAGTGCCATGAAATCTGACTATAAAGCTCCAGGTAAGGCCTATGTTGAGGAATTGGCCGGTGTGAAAATGGAATACAGATTTTGTATTCGTACACCTAAAAAACCGCGTGAGGAGCGAAAGAGAAGTCATTTATATGAGCGTGAACAAGATATTATCGAATATCTTGAAGTACATTGCACGGCCAATGAACCTTATATACAAGGTTCCATCCGTGAGTTAGCAAAGCTTTTTGGGATGGCCAAACAAACTTTTCAAGCTGTTCTTAAACGGTCTAAAAAGATTATCAAAAAAACATTTGGCCGTGGTAAGAATGCTAAAACTTATATTACTTGTCGTAACATCCTGGTAAAAAGCCATAAAGCCATGATGAAAGCTTTTGTTTCAAACAAAGAAATAGGTGTCGCAGAAACGTCTCAATTTAGTGAGAACCCCGTTGTTCTGTTTTCCAAAAGAACAGTTCAAAATCGAAAGGATGACACCTTCGAACCCGATGGATAA
- a CDS encoding ATP-binding protein, which yields MRYHLLPFLISKEGKVYELKTTMDAKILYFKDETAWVTMLSFLQRPWYRRLIKQDWISWEIVADKDEIRYFVWVPNEHVGRAFKSKYYAEHPEVEIVEVEDRNIDFSRPHAGTKLFTESHWTVPIKTYHNEVVDTQSELIEFLDSLEDGQEIHMQFLVQPAYGTEKDFRGIVRQFHKQGIADESLEKDNELYLSAIEGKSTRILSRMGIKVVAFGRNKRDAKALIKSAKGSIGTFSSGRLNQLRGREWWWFRTIRPLFRWEFKNRIYPMERMKKRVILGTEEMAAIMRLPSEKVQNNKLNRLKMRFTPLPKELKHAKFDPNLTISLGVHSYHGQKTDVMFDLATLRYHAAFIGMSGMGKSTAMYNLVEDLIKLDGAGTSIGGTVIDPHGDLCQDIAARIPSEKQHLVRYIKFSEGNIPFNVYDVDFALTEDKIAQTVADVLKRTWKDFWGPNIDDNFLNGGIALQRVGEASLPNLQRLLSDFEYRENVLERLNRSDPIENDLYLYFANLQSLQDRELQQKTNSTLNKLRKITLSGVMGKMLRAKTNGLRFRESMDQGRINLLDLSELTSDEKKLIGSMCLTFAELAGKSRADTPAAERHKLPYHFVMVDEAPTLMEHSTDAIESFASELRKYKTSIILGMQGLKGQVPSEVSDAIFRNFGTFISLRLGNPDDAQVVNKSMPSEILTDRDYLNIEPYHGYIRMQVGNERTRPFLLRMKAPGPALYKDAIPAIKQRTIDEAMEYEKKFLATEAVVEDRQEEEEVQDYDSYLVLNEEVAQDKDSIDLLIDIEGEQTLHEAEYLDSKESSSKQEKNQKERSSDEKKKEHISVDDLLV from the coding sequence TTGAGATATCATTTGTTGCCGTTTTTGATTTCGAAAGAGGGAAAAGTGTATGAACTGAAAACAACGATGGATGCCAAGATTTTGTATTTCAAGGATGAAACAGCATGGGTGACAATGTTGAGTTTTTTGCAGCGACCATGGTATAGACGGTTAATTAAGCAAGATTGGATTAGCTGGGAGATTGTAGCTGACAAAGATGAGATTCGCTATTTTGTTTGGGTTCCCAATGAACATGTGGGAAGAGCGTTTAAGAGTAAATATTATGCAGAACATCCTGAAGTAGAAATTGTGGAAGTGGAGGATCGTAACATCGATTTTTCTCGTCCTCATGCTGGTACTAAGCTATTTACTGAAAGTCATTGGACAGTTCCGATTAAGACTTATCATAATGAGGTTGTTGATACGCAATCGGAATTGATTGAGTTTCTTGATAGTTTGGAGGATGGGCAAGAAATTCATATGCAGTTTCTTGTTCAGCCTGCTTACGGAACAGAGAAGGATTTCAGAGGGATTGTTCGTCAGTTTCATAAACAGGGGATAGCTGATGAATCGCTTGAGAAGGATAATGAGCTTTATTTGTCAGCGATAGAGGGGAAATCAACAAGGATTCTTTCTAGGATGGGGATCAAGGTTGTTGCGTTTGGAAGGAATAAGCGGGATGCTAAAGCTTTGATTAAGAGCGCTAAAGGCTCAATCGGAACGTTTTCTAGTGGGCGATTGAATCAGTTACGAGGGCGTGAATGGTGGTGGTTCAGAACGATTCGTCCATTGTTCCGGTGGGAGTTTAAGAATCGAATTTACCCAATGGAACGTATGAAAAAGAGGGTTATTCTTGGTACAGAGGAAATGGCAGCAATTATGCGCCTTCCAAGTGAGAAGGTTCAGAACAATAAGCTCAATCGTTTGAAAATGCGTTTTACACCATTACCGAAAGAGCTGAAGCATGCAAAGTTTGATCCGAATTTGACGATTTCTCTTGGTGTTCATAGCTATCATGGTCAAAAAACAGATGTGATGTTCGACCTTGCGACACTTCGCTATCACGCAGCTTTTATTGGAATGTCAGGGATGGGGAAATCAACTGCGATGTATAACTTGGTGGAGGATTTAATCAAGTTGGACGGTGCTGGAACATCGATTGGTGGAACGGTTATTGATCCGCATGGTGATTTATGCCAGGATATAGCGGCAAGGATTCCATCTGAAAAGCAGCATCTTGTTCGATATATCAAGTTTTCAGAGGGGAACATTCCTTTCAACGTTTACGATGTGGATTTTGCATTGACCGAGGATAAGATTGCTCAAACAGTAGCGGACGTGCTGAAGCGGACATGGAAAGATTTTTGGGGTCCGAACATTGATGACAATTTTTTAAATGGAGGAATCGCTTTACAGCGTGTTGGTGAAGCGAGCTTGCCGAACTTGCAGAGGCTTTTAAGTGATTTTGAATATCGTGAAAATGTGTTGGAGCGTTTAAATCGGTCTGATCCTATCGAAAATGATTTGTATTTGTATTTCGCTAATTTGCAGAGTCTTCAAGATCGAGAGTTGCAGCAGAAAACAAACTCCACGCTCAATAAATTGCGAAAGATTACGCTATCTGGTGTGATGGGGAAAATGCTTCGAGCAAAAACGAACGGATTGCGTTTTCGTGAAAGTATGGATCAGGGGCGCATTAACTTATTAGATTTATCGGAGCTTACCAGCGATGAAAAGAAGCTCATCGGTTCCATGTGTTTAACTTTTGCGGAGCTTGCTGGTAAAAGTCGAGCTGATACACCAGCAGCGGAACGTCACAAGTTGCCTTATCACTTTGTAATGGTAGATGAAGCGCCAACGCTTATGGAGCATAGTACTGATGCGATTGAATCATTTGCATCCGAGCTGAGGAAATACAAGACTTCAATTATTCTCGGTATGCAGGGATTAAAAGGGCAAGTGCCTTCAGAGGTTTCAGATGCTATTTTCCGAAACTTCGGAACCTTTATTTCGTTGCGTTTAGGGAATCCTGATGATGCGCAAGTCGTCAATAAATCGATGCCTTCCGAAATTTTGACGGATCGTGACTATTTGAATATTGAACCGTATCACGGATACATACGAATGCAAGTTGGAAATGAGCGGACACGTCCTTTCCTGCTGCGCATGAAAGCACCGGGCCCAGCTCTATATAAAGATGCGATTCCAGCAATCAAGCAACGAACCATTGATGAAGCGATGGAATACGAAAAGAAATTCCTTGCAACTGAAGCTGTTGTTGAAGATCGACAAGAGGAAGAAGAAGTTCAGGATTACGATTCTTATTTAGTGTTGAATGAGGAAGTGGCACAAGACAAGGATTCGATTGATCTGTTAATTGATATTGAAGGCGAACAGACGCTGCATGAAGCTGAATATTTAGATTCTAAAGAATCTTCAAGTAAGCAGGAAAAAAATCAGAAAGAGAGGAGTTCTGATGAAAAAAAGAAAGAACATATTAGCGTTGATGATTTATTGGTGTAG